Proteins from a genomic interval of Spirochaetota bacterium:
- a CDS encoding WYL domain-containing protein: MDPTPIPNPETRLGVIKRCLHVLALLQNPADPVQWNAGSLADLLSMDEPRDPITDKAVRDYIQKYLVNEFGIEVTTVKGGRHTGLGIPLDEALQARMAAVYSGFVTKDTGRDIVLRKLMARHPHDGLWMLARVYFAALLKKKIEFDYTPATATGPRHYRVHPYHLVFRNNNLYLVCHSLSHNVTALFIFNRLCNLAVLDDEYPEDAPPVAEIFRDSLGSFIGRKYAVVLRFHKTLLPTMEENLSILEPDIGPDGENHYRASFTVSDDRFLCKQLFMHGRSVEIVEPPDLRKTMIRMLKESMAVYRAIRKGRTGIARREPG; this comes from the coding sequence ATGGACCCTACCCCCATCCCCAATCCCGAAACGCGCCTCGGCGTCATCAAGCGCTGTCTGCACGTACTCGCCCTGCTGCAGAACCCGGCCGACCCGGTGCAGTGGAACGCCGGAAGCCTCGCCGACCTCCTCTCCATGGACGAGCCGCGCGACCCGATAACCGACAAGGCCGTCCGCGACTATATCCAAAAATACCTGGTAAACGAGTTCGGCATCGAGGTCACCACCGTAAAGGGCGGCCGCCACACCGGGCTGGGCATACCGCTGGACGAGGCCCTCCAGGCCCGCATGGCCGCGGTCTATTCGGGCTTCGTGACGAAGGACACGGGGCGCGATATTGTTTTACGAAAGCTCATGGCCCGCCACCCGCACGACGGCCTGTGGATGCTCGCGCGCGTATACTTCGCGGCGCTGTTAAAGAAAAAGATAGAGTTCGATTACACCCCCGCCACGGCCACCGGGCCGCGGCACTACCGCGTGCACCCGTACCACCTGGTGTTCCGCAACAACAACCTTTACCTGGTATGCCATAGTCTCTCGCATAACGTAACGGCGCTCTTTATCTTCAACCGCCTGTGCAACCTCGCCGTGCTCGACGATGAGTACCCCGAGGACGCCCCGCCGGTCGCGGAGATATTCCGCGACTCGCTGGGCTCGTTCATCGGCCGCAAGTACGCCGTGGTGCTCCGCTTCCATAAAACGCTCCTCCCGACAATGGAAGAAAACCTCTCCATCCTCGAACCCGACATCGGCCCCGACGGCGAAAACCACTACCGCGCATCCTTTACGGTCTCCGACGACCGCTTTCTCTGCAAACAGCTCTTTATGCATGGAAGAAGCGTGGAGATAGTCGAACCGCCCGACTTGCGAAAGACGATGATACGGATGCTGAAGGAGAGCATGGCGGTGTACCGCGCCATACGGAAAGGACGCACGGGGATTGCCCGTCGCGAACCGGGGTAA
- a CDS encoding outer membrane beta-barrel protein → MKKLLVFLAVLGLLFAVASDSFARGIIVKGGYAIMQDDYEDAEYDDQPFFGVFFDMGTFLFDSLRFKPGLDYISMKSDLGGDFDVWGIHLDWYWYFLGKAAIQPYLGFGPALNIYDDDDNRSDEDSDAGLEGFVGIQFDLSGPLALMLEARYVVHDIADRGTNMAKLGVAVQYSF, encoded by the coding sequence ATGAAGAAACTCTTAGTGTTTCTTGCCGTGCTTGGACTGCTCTTCGCGGTGGCGAGCGACTCGTTCGCGCGCGGAATCATCGTCAAGGGCGGATACGCGATCATGCAGGACGACTATGAAGACGCCGAATACGACGATCAGCCCTTTTTCGGTGTTTTCTTCGACATGGGTACGTTCCTTTTCGACAGCCTGCGCTTCAAACCGGGTCTTGACTACATTTCCATGAAATCGGATCTGGGTGGCGATTTCGACGTATGGGGCATTCACCTCGACTGGTACTGGTATTTCCTCGGCAAGGCGGCCATTCAGCCGTACCTCGGTTTCGGCCCCGCGCTCAATATTTATGATGATGACGATAACAGGTCAGATGAAGACTCCGATGCCGGATTAGAGGGTTTCGTCGGTATACAGTTCGACCTGTCGGGACCGCTTGCGTTGATGCTCGAGGCGCGCTATGTGGTGCACGATATCGCCGATCGCGGCACGAACATGGCCAAACTGGGCGTCGCCGTTCAGTACAGCTTCTAA
- a CDS encoding YtfJ family protein, whose protein sequence is MKKVAVLGLILSLAIFSGQVDAANVGDTVSNVTVRDASNNPAQIPDLGVKVLTIFYSDADAADIADPVSDALKARKFPEVQYRGQGIANLKDSKAPNFIIRRVIKGKEQKYNTKILTDPEHSLKNAWGLASCNDASAVIVIGKDRKIKYINYLRKTNPANEAEVAKIVGLVESLIAGK, encoded by the coding sequence ATGAAAAAGGTCGCGGTTTTAGGTCTTATACTGTCCCTGGCGATTTTCAGCGGACAGGTCGATGCCGCCAACGTCGGCGACACGGTATCGAACGTAACGGTTCGCGATGCGAGCAATAATCCGGCACAGATTCCGGATCTTGGTGTAAAAGTATTAACTATTTTCTATAGCGATGCGGATGCGGCTGATATCGCAGACCCGGTGTCAGATGCTCTTAAAGCCAGGAAGTTTCCAGAGGTCCAGTACCGTGGACAGGGGATTGCGAACCTGAAAGACTCCAAGGCTCCCAATTTCATCATTCGCAGGGTCATCAAGGGTAAAGAGCAGAAATACAATACCAAGATTCTGACCGACCCTGAACATTCCCTGAAAAATGCATGGGGCCTTGCCAGTTGCAATGATGCCTCCGCAGTCATCGTAATAGGGAAAGACCGGAAGATAAAATATATCAATTACCTGAGGAAGACCAACCCGGCCAATGAAGCTGAAGTCGCAAAGATAGTAGGTCTGGTCGAATCGCTTATCGCCGGTAAATAA
- the rpsU gene encoding 30S ribosomal protein S21: MEVEVNGDIEKAFKNLKKKMAFEGIFKELKRRRYYEKPSEEKKRKKEEAERRRIKKIRRFSAQSKGRRFVSVRVVTKERAEEE, translated from the coding sequence ATCGAAGTGGAAGTGAACGGCGACATCGAAAAGGCCTTTAAAAATCTGAAAAAGAAGATGGCGTTCGAAGGCATATTCAAGGAGCTCAAGCGCCGCAGGTACTACGAGAAGCCCAGCGAAGAAAAGAAGCGCAAGAAGGAAGAGGCCGAAAGGCGGCGGATCAAGAAGATCAGGCGTTTCTCGGCGCAGAGCAAGGGGCGTCGTTTCGTCAGTGTACGGGTCGTGACGAAAGAACGCGCCGAAGAGGAATAG
- a CDS encoding AAA family ATPase — translation MFLKSMEIFGFKSFAEKTPIVFEPGITVIVGPNGCGKSNVVDSIKWVLGEKQARNIRGERMEDIIFTGTESRKPVSLAEVSITIDNTNRVLSLDSDAVTVTRRVFRDGESEYLINKSPVRLKDIEQLFMDTGIGKSSYSVMEQGKIDMILSSRAEDRRYIFEEAAGISRFKYQKKESLRRLEDTGANLERINDIIREIEREKDHKARQAERTKIYLGLMAELKEHDVRQSLLRFGEFSRRRAKVDAEIEKLTREREEISSRVSAISAENEKDEKYKNDIQIHLFELDKKLHTYKLKVEDIDSRTEKNRRLIEDQHERRGAVEKNIKERTASLERLQQETLKNQEDGVRIKGKIEEDRERLQGLFDSRKRKIDSIHASRDKIEDNRRRIKSNDEKLKGLRASLEVVIKKLVDAIEKRKAELAGSEEERLKVRARIDEKLSGLEDSLRRALAALRLGEAGDAEKAIAGIDVAALRGDIATFEGFEDGFRSILFDKTGIHAEKEGLDRRIREMMDDSESANNDIAALEEHIKNEQAGLEDINAMIVRIEKDLSKNENERAWIEKNLQSLAHQMKDIERQIENYREDQERSSKIIENLQKEIKEWEERLIEFNDRSEALKKTIAEFAAKRDEVEKRVAGRRDVSKKDAESLKKAAERIGEQEKVQVEMVFKINGIEEHLWTEYEKRISDLKGVRVEESQLPDIQRGIQELKKKIQDLGPINNLAIEEFRDLKKRFEYYIGQKKDIEKAREDILSVIQDINRTSVELFISTFADIQRNFSEIFKQLFDGGDASLELTDTENVLESGIEIFVRPPGKKLKNINLLSGGERALTAIALLFATYMVKPSPFCFLDEIDAPLDEENIGRFVRMLQQFARGTQFMIVTHNKKTMSIGESIYGITMEEPGVSKLVSLKMEKVEKKPAEPQAQA, via the coding sequence ATGTTTCTTAAATCGATGGAAATATTCGGGTTCAAGTCTTTTGCTGAAAAGACCCCGATCGTCTTTGAGCCGGGAATCACGGTAATAGTGGGTCCCAACGGCTGCGGCAAGTCAAATGTGGTTGACTCCATAAAGTGGGTGCTGGGCGAGAAGCAGGCCAGGAACATCCGCGGCGAGAGGATGGAAGACATCATCTTCACCGGCACCGAATCACGAAAGCCGGTGTCGCTCGCGGAGGTGTCCATAACCATCGACAACACCAACCGCGTCCTCTCGCTCGACTCGGACGCGGTTACGGTGACCAGGCGCGTATTCCGCGACGGCGAATCCGAGTACCTCATCAACAAGTCTCCCGTGCGTCTTAAAGATATCGAGCAGCTCTTCATGGACACCGGCATCGGCAAATCGTCGTATTCGGTGATGGAGCAGGGCAAGATCGACATGATCCTCTCCAGCCGGGCCGAGGACCGCCGCTACATCTTCGAGGAGGCGGCCGGCATCTCCAGGTTCAAGTACCAGAAGAAGGAGTCGCTGCGCAGGCTCGAGGATACCGGCGCCAACCTGGAACGAATCAACGACATCATCCGCGAGATCGAGCGCGAGAAGGACCACAAGGCCAGGCAGGCCGAACGCACGAAGATATATCTCGGCCTCATGGCCGAACTCAAGGAGCATGACGTTCGGCAGAGCCTGCTGCGCTTCGGCGAATTCTCACGGCGCCGCGCGAAGGTCGACGCCGAGATAGAGAAGCTCACGCGCGAGCGCGAGGAGATCTCCTCGCGCGTCTCGGCCATCTCGGCCGAGAACGAAAAGGACGAAAAGTACAAGAACGACATACAGATACACCTCTTCGAGCTGGACAAAAAACTCCACACCTATAAACTCAAAGTCGAGGACATCGACTCGCGCACCGAGAAGAACCGCAGGCTCATCGAAGATCAGCACGAGCGGCGCGGCGCGGTCGAGAAAAACATAAAGGAGCGCACCGCCTCGCTCGAGCGCCTGCAGCAGGAAACGCTCAAGAACCAGGAAGACGGCGTGCGCATTAAGGGCAAGATAGAGGAGGACCGCGAAAGGTTGCAGGGCCTTTTCGATTCGCGGAAGCGGAAGATCGACTCGATCCACGCCTCGCGCGACAAAATCGAGGACAACCGCCGGCGAATCAAGTCAAACGACGAGAAGCTCAAGGGGCTGCGCGCGAGCCTCGAGGTGGTCATAAAGAAGCTCGTGGACGCCATCGAGAAGCGCAAGGCCGAGCTCGCGGGCTCGGAGGAGGAGCGCCTTAAAGTCCGCGCGCGGATCGACGAGAAGCTTTCCGGGCTCGAAGACTCGCTTCGCAGGGCTCTCGCGGCGCTGCGCCTGGGCGAGGCCGGCGACGCGGAGAAGGCCATCGCAGGTATCGACGTGGCGGCCCTGCGCGGAGACATCGCGACCTTCGAGGGCTTCGAGGACGGCTTTCGCTCCATCCTCTTCGACAAAACGGGCATCCACGCCGAGAAGGAGGGACTCGACCGCCGCATCCGCGAGATGATGGACGACAGCGAATCCGCCAACAACGACATCGCCGCGCTCGAGGAGCACATCAAAAACGAGCAGGCCGGGCTTGAAGACATTAACGCGATGATCGTGCGCATTGAGAAAGACCTCTCGAAGAACGAGAACGAGCGCGCGTGGATCGAGAAAAATTTACAGTCGCTCGCGCACCAGATGAAGGACATCGAACGGCAGATTGAAAACTATCGCGAGGACCAGGAGCGCTCGTCGAAGATCATCGAGAACCTCCAGAAAGAGATAAAGGAGTGGGAGGAGCGTCTCATCGAGTTCAACGACCGCAGCGAGGCGCTTAAAAAGACCATAGCCGAGTTTGCGGCCAAGCGCGACGAGGTCGAGAAGCGCGTCGCCGGCCGCCGCGACGTCTCGAAGAAGGACGCGGAGAGCCTGAAAAAGGCGGCGGAGCGCATCGGCGAGCAGGAGAAGGTGCAGGTCGAGATGGTCTTCAAGATCAACGGTATCGAGGAGCATCTCTGGACCGAATACGAAAAGCGCATTTCCGACCTTAAGGGCGTGCGGGTCGAGGAATCGCAGTTACCCGATATCCAGCGCGGCATACAGGAATTAAAGAAAAAGATACAGGACCTTGGCCCCATCAACAACCTCGCCATCGAGGAGTTCCGGGACTTGAAGAAGCGCTTCGAGTATTATATTGGCCAGAAAAAGGACATCGAGAAGGCGCGCGAGGACATCCTCTCGGTGATTCAGGACATAAACCGCACCTCGGTGGAGCTTTTCATCTCGACCTTTGCCGACATCCAGAGGAACTTTTCGGAGATATTCAAACAGCTTTTCGACGGCGGCGACGCGAGCCTCGAGCTCACCGACACGGAGAACGTGCTCGAGAGCGGTATCGAGATCTTCGTGAGGCCCCCCGGCAAAAAGCTCAAGAACATCAACCTGCTGTCGGGCGGGGAGCGTGCGCTCACGGCGATAGCGCTTCTTTTCGCCACCTACATGGTCAAGCCCTCGCCCTTCTGCTTCCTCGACGAGATCGACGCGCCGCTGGACGAGGAGAATATCGGACGCTTCGTCCGAATGCTGCAGCAGTTCGCCAGGGGTACGCAGTTCATGATCGTCACCCACAACAAGAAGACCATGAGCATCGGCGAGTCGATCTACGGCATCACCATGGAAGAGCCCGGCGTTTCGAAGCTCGTGTCGCTCAAGATGGAAAAGGTCGAGAAGAAGCCGGCGGAGCCGCAGGCGCAGGCCTGA
- a CDS encoding replication-associated recombination protein A: MAFVGQEHLLGPGRMLHSVIGRKTVFSMILWGEPGCGKTTLARLIADHCGMEAHFLSAVSSGVPEVRKVIERGKENRKNGVQTLLFLDEIHRFNKAQQDAVLGAVESGDIVLIGATTENPSFQVIAPLLSRSRVVRLHPLTEKDLMVILGAALENDRMLLDSGVRIDAAGKAKLVALAQGDARRMLNVLEQASLLATDGTITAEVIAEALRGVVVYYDRAGDRHYDTISAFIKSMRGSDPDAAVYYLARMLVAGEDPVFIARRMVIFASEDVGNASPQALPIAVAAMTAAQNIGPPEAEIVLAQCATFLASSPKSNASYMALRKAKERAGDFSIEIPMHLRNAPTKLMSEMGYGRGYRYPHDSEGHFVNEHYLPEKLAGETYYRPSNEGSEKAIAERLARLWPERFGK, translated from the coding sequence ATGGCCTTTGTCGGCCAGGAACATCTCCTGGGCCCTGGAAGAATGCTCCATTCGGTCATCGGGAGGAAAACCGTGTTCTCGATGATCCTGTGGGGCGAGCCGGGTTGCGGTAAAACAACGCTCGCCCGTCTTATCGCCGATCATTGCGGCATGGAGGCCCATTTCTTAAGCGCCGTCTCATCCGGGGTGCCCGAGGTGCGCAAGGTGATCGAGCGCGGGAAGGAGAACCGGAAAAACGGCGTACAGACGCTCCTCTTTCTCGACGAGATCCATCGTTTTAACAAGGCCCAGCAGGACGCGGTCCTGGGCGCGGTCGAATCGGGTGACATCGTGCTCATCGGCGCGACGACCGAAAACCCGTCCTTCCAGGTGATCGCGCCGCTCCTTTCCCGAAGCAGGGTGGTGAGGTTGCATCCGCTTACTGAAAAGGACCTCATGGTCATTCTCGGAGCGGCGCTCGAAAACGACCGGATGCTGCTGGATTCGGGTGTACGAATCGACGCCGCCGGGAAAGCGAAGCTGGTCGCCCTGGCGCAGGGGGACGCGCGCCGCATGCTCAACGTGCTGGAGCAGGCTTCACTTCTGGCAACGGACGGAACCATCACCGCTGAGGTGATCGCCGAGGCGCTGCGAGGAGTTGTGGTGTATTATGACCGCGCCGGCGACCGTCATTACGACACCATCTCGGCCTTTATCAAGTCCATGCGGGGTTCGGACCCCGACGCGGCGGTCTACTACCTTGCCCGGATGCTGGTTGCCGGCGAGGATCCCGTGTTCATCGCCCGCCGCATGGTGATTTTCGCCTCCGAGGACGTGGGCAACGCCTCCCCGCAGGCGCTGCCGATAGCGGTCGCCGCAATGACCGCCGCGCAGAACATCGGCCCTCCCGAGGCGGAGATCGTTCTCGCCCAGTGCGCGACCTTCCTGGCGTCCTCGCCCAAGAGCAACGCCTCGTACATGGCGCTTCGAAAAGCGAAGGAGCGCGCCGGCGATTTCTCGATCGAGATACCAATGCACCTGCGCAATGCGCCGACGAAGCTGATGAGCGAAATGGGATACGGCAGGGGATATCGCTATCCGCACGATTCCGAGGGACACTTCGTAAATGAGCACTACCTCCCCGAAAAGCTCGCCGGTGAGACCTACTACCGGCCATCGAATGAAGGGAGTGAAAAAGCCATTGCCGAGCGCCTGGCGCGCCTCTGGCCGGAACGGTTCGGAAAATAG
- the pyrE gene encoding orotate phosphoribosyltransferase, with translation MHHTERDRLFEILYTKSFIYRDNPPFTLVSGRQSPYYFDCKAATLDPEGLSLVGALMFQAIRNLKPDAAGGLTLGADPIALSTSLEAYRQGVELKPIIVRKEPKKHGTAKWIEGILDGVKRVVAIDDVITTGGSTITAIERLREAGLEVIAAAVVIDREEGGREAIEATGVSVISLFKREDFDRRRLG, from the coding sequence ATGCATCACACCGAACGCGACAGGTTGTTTGAAATCCTTTATACAAAGTCGTTTATCTACCGCGACAACCCGCCGTTTACGCTGGTGTCCGGGCGCCAGAGCCCGTATTACTTCGACTGCAAGGCGGCCACGCTCGATCCCGAGGGGCTCTCGCTGGTGGGCGCGCTGATGTTTCAGGCCATACGGAACCTGAAGCCCGATGCCGCCGGCGGACTCACCCTTGGCGCCGACCCGATCGCGCTGTCCACCAGTCTCGAGGCCTACCGCCAGGGCGTGGAGCTGAAACCGATCATAGTGCGAAAGGAGCCCAAGAAGCACGGCACGGCCAAGTGGATCGAGGGCATCCTCGACGGCGTTAAGCGGGTGGTGGCGATCGACGATGTCATCACGACGGGCGGCTCCACCATTACGGCGATCGAGCGCTTGCGCGAGGCGGGCCTGGAGGTGATCGCCGCGGCGGTTGTCATCGACCGCGAGGAGGGCGGCCGCGAGGCGATCGAGGCGACGGGGGTGAGCGTCATATCGCTATTCAAACGCGAGGACTTCGACCGGCGCCGGTTGGGTTGA
- a CDS encoding FAD-dependent oxidoreductase, producing MNYLIIGNGVAGTEAALAIRKSDPEGAVAILTSSPYLYYYRPSVIEYLADGIARDRLIIYKPDFYEKNRIRMLLGTTVAKLMPDEKAVLDIQGRLYSYDRLLLATGADPVLPPIEGADLNGVFTLRGIEDADRLRAFAGAANRAVVVGGGLLGLESAHSLAKLGLAVSVVEACGRLLPRQLDADGARTLQRLLEEKGLSFALEDGVRAIEGNGSVKRVLLKSGRTIEADLVLVSAGIRGRCDLAREAGIAVDSGIVVDDHLRTSAEDVFAAGDPIEYRGKLFGIWPAAKEQGRIAGLNMAGVPTAYNPTLMAATLKITGIDLYSAGDFNAAGCDVLVASSDTGYKKLLLNAGLAVGAIALGDRDAVKAAQRVMDGKGELSEFRRFF from the coding sequence GTGAACTATCTAATCATCGGCAACGGAGTCGCGGGCACCGAGGCCGCACTCGCCATCCGTAAATCGGACCCGGAGGGGGCCGTCGCCATTCTTACATCATCCCCCTACCTTTATTATTACCGCCCCAGCGTTATTGAGTATCTCGCCGACGGGATCGCCCGCGACAGGTTGATCATCTACAAACCTGATTTTTACGAGAAGAACCGCATCCGGATGCTGCTTGGTACAACGGTCGCGAAGTTGATGCCGGATGAAAAGGCCGTGCTCGACATTCAGGGCAGGCTTTATTCCTACGACCGGCTGCTCCTGGCCACCGGGGCTGATCCGGTATTGCCGCCGATCGAGGGCGCCGATCTGAACGGCGTTTTCACGCTGCGTGGAATCGAGGATGCAGATCGCCTGCGTGCCTTCGCCGGTGCGGCGAATCGAGCGGTCGTGGTGGGCGGCGGGCTTCTCGGCCTTGAGTCGGCGCACAGCCTCGCGAAGCTCGGTCTCGCCGTAAGCGTGGTCGAGGCGTGCGGCAGGCTCCTTCCCCGCCAGCTCGACGCCGATGGCGCGCGTACCCTTCAACGGCTGCTTGAGGAGAAGGGGCTTTCCTTTGCGCTGGAGGATGGGGTCAGAGCAATCGAGGGGAACGGCTCGGTGAAAAGGGTACTACTGAAATCCGGCCGCACGATCGAGGCGGACCTTGTGCTGGTTTCTGCGGGTATACGCGGGCGGTGCGACCTCGCGCGCGAAGCGGGCATCGCCGTCGATTCGGGCATCGTGGTCGATGACCACCTGAGGACCTCGGCGGAGGATGTGTTCGCGGCGGGCGATCCGATCGAATACCGCGGAAAGCTCTTCGGTATCTGGCCCGCGGCGAAGGAACAGGGACGGATCGCTGGACTCAATATGGCCGGCGTCCCCACCGCATACAATCCGACGCTTATGGCCGCCACGCTCAAAATTACCGGCATCGACCTATATTCGGCGGGAGATTTCAATGCCGCCGGCTGCGACGTCCTCGTAGCATCGAGCGATACCGGTTACAAGAAGCTGCTCCTCAATGCCGGACTGGCCGTCGGGGCGATCGCGCTTGGTGATCGCGACGCGGTAAAGGCCGCACAGCGCGTGATGGATGGCAAGGGCGAGCTCTCGGAGTTCAGGAGGTTTTTTTAG
- a CDS encoding DUF2147 domain-containing protein, translating to MTGARRTVFTLIMLAAFAFVAAGLYAEQSPVGTWKTIDDVTKEAKSFLEITEKDGKLYGKIVKLVKKPGEDPNPLCTKCTGANKDKPIIGMNIMWGLSKDGDAYTGGKIMDPDNGKTYSCKIKVIDGGKRLEVRGFIGISLAGRSQFWVKAD from the coding sequence ATGACAGGCGCCAGAAGAACCGTTTTCACACTCATCATGCTTGCGGCATTCGCTTTCGTCGCGGCCGGGCTGTACGCGGAGCAATCACCGGTAGGAACGTGGAAGACCATCGACGACGTCACCAAGGAAGCGAAATCCTTCCTTGAAATCACCGAGAAAGACGGAAAGCTGTACGGAAAAATCGTCAAGCTCGTCAAAAAACCCGGCGAAGATCCCAATCCCCTCTGCACCAAGTGCACGGGCGCGAACAAGGACAAGCCGATCATCGGCATGAACATCATGTGGGGCCTCTCCAAGGATGGAGACGCATATACCGGCGGAAAGATCATGGATCCCGACAACGGCAAGACCTACAGCTGCAAAATCAAGGTCATCGACGGCGGCAAGCGCCTCGAGGTGCGCGGCTTCATCGGCATTTCGCTCGCCGGCCGCTCGCAGTTCTGGGTTAAGGCAGACTAA
- a CDS encoding tetratricopeptide repeat protein, with amino-acid sequence MKEHEYDYLESEDSYEMAMEWIARGDADKAETYLKKAIALNPHFVYAYITLADIHARRGRFSDAVGALKRALREDPSFHRLHYLIARCAFKMNNRQLARRHIRIARESAPDEELYRRAAGVIG; translated from the coding sequence GTGAAAGAGCACGAGTACGACTATCTCGAATCCGAGGACTCGTACGAGATGGCGATGGAGTGGATCGCCCGGGGCGATGCGGACAAGGCCGAGACGTATCTGAAAAAGGCGATCGCGCTCAACCCGCACTTCGTCTACGCCTACATCACCCTGGCCGATATCCACGCCCGACGCGGGCGTTTCTCCGACGCCGTCGGCGCGCTCAAGCGCGCGTTGAGGGAAGACCCGTCATTTCACCGGCTGCACTACCTCATAGCCAGGTGCGCTTTTAAAATGAACAACAGGCAGCTCGCGCGCAGGCACATACGGATTGCGCGCGAGTCCGCTCCGGACGAGGAGCTGTATCGGCGGGCGGCCGGGGTCATCGGCTGA